The genomic segment ATACATTTCTATGAATAATTTAAGTTGCGAAATTAATCATTTTCCATTAAATATGAATGTTTTGGGTGTTCATTTCTAAACAGAAATACTACGCTTTTCGCACTCACTTTTTTTAAACAAAAAGAGTTTAAACATTAGCCTGTGCTTAGCGAATTCGAAGTACTTTAATCGGTAACGCAGAATCCGTCTAATTCTTCGTAAATTTGTCTTTATGAGTGTAATTAATATTCAAGAGAAATTCAATTTATTTTCAGATTATTGGTCGCCAAAGAAAATAGGAGAATTAAACGAACAACAGATTTTATTAGCCAAAATAAAAGGAGAATTTGTTTTTCATAAGCACGACAATGAAGACGAGCTTTTTATGGTACAAAAAGGCGTTTTAGAAATCCATTTAAGAGATAAAATTATTACGATTAACGAAGGCGAGTTTTATATTGTTCCAAAAGGAGTGGAGCATAAACCAGTTGCCAAAGAAGAAGTTTTTATTTTGTTGTTTGAGCCACTTACTACAAAACACACTGGCGATATTGTTGCAAATATTACTGTGGAAGCATATGAATCTATTTAAAACATAATAAGAAAATCAATTATTATGCTTTTTATATGAAATTCATAATAATAAAATATTTAATTATGATTTTTTATATATTTACATAATAACAAAAACTCTTATTATGATAAATTTTAAATCTGGATTATATCAAAATCAAGGATATTATAAAAGTTTTCAACCTACTCAAATTAATAGAGATTGGATGATTAACGACATGAAACTAATTCAGTTATTAAGTCTTGCAGATAGACAATTAGGAAGGTTAGATATGTATTCTGAATATGTAAATGTTGATTTATTTACACAGATGCATATTGCAAAAGAGGCCACACAATCTTCTAAAATAGAAGGTACACAGACTAATATGGAAGAAGTCTTTCTAAAAAAAGAAGATGTTTCAAGTGAAAAAAGAGATGATTGGGAAGAAGTACAAAATTATATTCAAGCAATGAACCATGCAGTTGGTTTGTTACATAAGCTTCCTTTTTCAAGTCGACTAATAAAACAAACTCATAAAATTTTATTACAAGGTGTAAGAGGTAATCACAAATTACCTGGAGAGTATAGAAGCAGTCAAAATTGGATTGGTGGAGCTTCTATAAATGATGCCGTTTTTATACCTCCTATTCACAATACTGTAAACGATTTTATTTCTGACATTGAAAAATTTGCAAACGATTTAGAAAATCCTATGCCAGATTT from the Polaribacter cellanae genome contains:
- a CDS encoding Fic family protein gives rise to the protein MINFKSGLYQNQGYYKSFQPTQINRDWMINDMKLIQLLSLADRQLGRLDMYSEYVNVDLFTQMHIAKEATQSSKIEGTQTNMEEVFLKKEDVSSEKRDDWEEVQNYIQAMNHAVGLLHKLPFSSRLIKQTHKILLQGVRGNHKLPGEYRSSQNWIGGASINDAVFIPPIHNTVNDFISDIEKFANDLENPMPDLLKIALIHYQFETIHPFLDGNGRVGRLLITLYLVNKGILKRPILYLSDFFEKHRTLYYDNLMRVRTHNDINQWFKFFLTGIIETSKKGVDTFNSIMHLSKSTEEKITKLGARSSDAHKIVDYLYSNPVVDAQKVGEIIEKNPQSAYQLINKLENLKILKEITGSQRNRLYTFDDYLEIFNG
- a CDS encoding cupin domain-containing protein yields the protein MSVINIQEKFNLFSDYWSPKKIGELNEQQILLAKIKGEFVFHKHDNEDELFMVQKGVLEIHLRDKIITINEGEFYIVPKGVEHKPVAKEEVFILLFEPLTTKHTGDIVANITVEAYESI